The DNA segment CTGCAGTCGGCGCCGACTTTATCATTTTACGTTGATGCTCAAGTTCATTTTCTTGCAGCGTTTTGAGTTCAGAAAACCTTTGCTCGGGGAATTCGGATCTGGGAAACAAAAGCATTTCGATCTCCAGGGCTTTCCCACTTTGAAGATTACATTTCCATCTGCAACTCTCTTGCTTAGAAATGGTCAACTCGTCCTCTGTCGAACATCCGTATATAAAGGCACTTATCAGCAACGTAACTGCCAGCTTTTTCATGATGCACTCCAATCTTGCTCCGTGGGATCAAATATTCGTTATTGCACAAAGTTTACACTTTTTCAGTCATTCTCTTTGACCGAATTTGCAGGCTGGATGCAACCATCTACTTCGCAAATGATCATCGGCACATTAATGCTGACATACTCAACACCCTGGATGTCAGCTTTTTGCACACAGTCACCTTCTAAATCCGCCACAACGTTACATTTCTGCTCTTCTAAGTAAATTTCCAGCTTATCCTTTTCCAGCCGAGCATCTTTTGCTAATACCATCTGCTGTCTAACCTTCTTATCAATATGGTAAAGTGCTCCATGCATCACAACAGCGGCCCCCGCAATAAAGAAGGCGAGCTCGTCAATTACAGGATTGAGCAAACAAGCACCTATGAACACAAAAATCGATATTAGTTTATACTTTCGGAATGTTTTCCCTAGCTGCGTGTGAGCGTACAAGTCATTCTTATCCACTTCTACCCTTCCAATCAAATTAAAGGATGTTTCTAAGAGGCTCGGTCGAGTATATCCAGACAAAGGCTTGCATACAAGTGTAGATTTCCGGTTAGCTACAGGTAATGACGATTCGACAAGTTTTCGAGATCCAACAAGACATCACATTGTTCAGGTCAGGGTTTTGGTATTGGAAAAGCGGGGTTGGTGGTTTGCAAATGGGGGCCGGGGTGTTATAATGCGGGCTGATTTTTGGATACCGGCAATTGGTTTATCCTTCCCGGATATTGTTATTTGTGTGAAAAGGGGCCGGATCGGCGGCGGGGTCGCGTGTTTTTGGCGGTTTTGCGGCTGAGACTGGGCATATTGATATGGACATGACGTTACTTGAAACGCGGGACCTGGTGAAGAATTACTCTGGTCGTACGGTGGTCAACGGGGTTTCGATCTCGGTGGAGCAGCGTTCGATCGTGGGTCTGCTGGGCCGAAACGGTGCGGGCAAGACGACGAGCTTTCGGATGACGATCGGAATGGTCGTGCCGGACGGCGGGACGGTGATTTTCGAGGGCCAGGAGATCACGAAGCTGCCGATGTATAAGCGGGCCAGGCTTGGGATGGGGTATCTTTCGCAGGAGCCGAGCGTATTTCAGCGGCTGACGGTGAAGGAGAACCTGATGGCGATCCTGGAGACGATGTCGGTCACGAAGAAGGAACGCAAGCACAAGGCCGAGGCGCTGATCGAGCGGTTCGGGCTTACCGAGGTCATCAACAGCCAGGCGCGGGTTCTGTCCGGCGGTGAGAGGCGAAAGCTGGAGATCGCGCGGGCGATGGTGACGAATCCGTCGCTGGTGCTGCTGGACGAGCCGTTCAGCGGTGTGGACCCGATCGCAGT comes from the Anaerohalosphaera lusitana genome and includes:
- the lptB gene encoding LPS export ABC transporter ATP-binding protein; protein product: MDMTLLETRDLVKNYSGRTVVNGVSISVEQRSIVGLLGRNGAGKTTSFRMTIGMVVPDGGTVIFEGQEITKLPMYKRARLGMGYLSQEPSVFQRLTVKENLMAILETMSVTKKERKHKAEALIERFGLTEVINSQARVLSGGERRKLEIARAMVTNPSLVLLDEPFSGVDPIAVEELQAEIQRLVDSGVSILITDHNVERTLEVADKAYIMDHGKVIAEGTPKQIIQDELVRKSYLGHTFRGDEFDDREYSEVR